The following proteins come from a genomic window of Nostoc sp. ATCC 53789:
- a CDS encoding Uma2 family endonuclease, whose translation MTTLTQDYQITWEKLPDDYKLPDDPVDNINQPALAAALTESLQLAGKISANALATTNYGICATLNNKMVIKAPDWAFIAKINVSREEVIRSYTPQLQGDIPVIVMEFVSDTQETEYSIKATYPPGKWFFYERILKVPNYIIFEPDSGSLEMYHLQTTEQYILQEPDENQRYWIAEMNLYLGVSQGNRENRTGKWLRWWDEQGNLLPWGTELAEQESQRAEQERQRAERLAAQLRAAGIEPED comes from the coding sequence ATGACAACCCTCACCCAAGACTACCAAATCACTTGGGAAAAACTACCCGATGATTACAAACTACCAGACGATCCAGTGGACAACATCAACCAACCAGCTTTAGCTGCTGCACTCACAGAAAGCCTACAATTAGCCGGAAAAATTTCAGCTAACGCCCTAGCAACAACTAATTACGGTATTTGTGCCACTTTAAACAACAAAATGGTCATTAAAGCTCCTGATTGGGCTTTCATTGCCAAAATTAATGTTAGTAGAGAAGAAGTAATACGCAGTTACACACCTCAATTACAGGGTGACATTCCCGTAATTGTGATGGAATTTGTTTCCGATACACAGGAGACAGAGTATTCTATCAAAGCGACATATCCTCCAGGAAAATGGTTTTTTTACGAGCGCATTTTAAAAGTACCAAACTACATCATCTTTGAGCCAGATAGCGGCAGTTTAGAGATGTATCACTTACAAACCACAGAACAGTACATTTTGCAAGAGCCTGATGAAAATCAACGCTACTGGATTGCAGAAATGAATCTTTACCTTGGAGTGTCCCAAGGTAATCGTGAAAACCGCACAGGAAAGTGGTTACGATGGTGGGATGAACAAGGAAACCTTTTACCTTGGGGAACAGAATTAGCCGAACAGGAAAGCCAACGCGCTGAACAAGAACGCCAACGTGCCGAACGACTAGCAGCACAATTGCGGGCGGCGGGCATTGAGCCAGAAGATTAG
- a CDS encoding serine/threonine-protein kinase, with protein MSQSPMTRPEIAAGTLIDNRYIIQKLLGQGGLGRTYLAFDTRRFNEACVLKEFAPIGTGESGLEQYRNLFKREAKILHQLQHPQIPKFLACFEGDGRLFLVQEYVDGKTYSRLLGELQRQGRNFSEDEVIQWLKNLLPVLEYVHQHNIIHRDISPDNIMLPDGKDLPVLIDFGVGKQIADVNEGRSSNHQVTFVGKMSLVGKVGYAPREQISLGLCSASSDLYALGVTAIVLLTGRDPSLLMDQYSLEWNWRYYTYVSDEFAQVLDCMLADRPNKRYQTAREVIKDLERIGERELAMSPPVMLDDLPATVFNPEFQAMSAISQSYNPPGETIFSPPSLPANVQSGQIEQQQPSLQPGFIKHCQQELAYHIGPMANLIIEEILDENPYISPDQFVELIANQIPNFQAAFEFKKSLFS; from the coding sequence ATGTCACAGTCGCCTATGACAAGACCAGAAATAGCTGCTGGAACTCTAATTGATAACCGCTATATTATCCAAAAACTTCTGGGACAGGGAGGATTGGGGCGAACTTACTTGGCATTTGACACTCGGCGGTTTAATGAAGCTTGTGTCCTCAAGGAGTTTGCACCCATTGGCACAGGGGAAAGTGGGCTGGAACAATATCGCAACCTATTTAAAAGAGAAGCAAAAATCCTTCATCAATTGCAACATCCTCAAATCCCCAAGTTTTTAGCTTGCTTTGAAGGAGATGGTCGGTTATTCCTAGTACAAGAGTATGTTGACGGCAAAACATATTCTAGGCTGCTGGGAGAACTTCAACGTCAAGGAAGAAACTTTTCTGAAGACGAAGTTATCCAGTGGCTAAAAAATCTATTGCCTGTTTTGGAATATGTCCATCAGCACAATATCATCCATCGAGATATTTCTCCTGATAACATCATGTTACCTGATGGCAAGGATCTGCCAGTGCTGATTGATTTCGGTGTTGGGAAGCAAATTGCTGACGTGAACGAGGGGAGAAGTTCTAACCACCAAGTAACATTTGTTGGCAAAATGTCCCTTGTAGGCAAAGTGGGGTATGCACCCCGCGAACAGATTAGTTTAGGTTTATGCTCGGCTTCTAGTGATCTATATGCCTTGGGTGTAACAGCTATTGTACTACTCACAGGTAGAGATCCATCTTTACTAATGGATCAGTATTCACTTGAATGGAACTGGCGTTATTATACTTACGTTAGTGATGAGTTCGCTCAAGTACTTGATTGTATGTTGGCAGATAGACCCAACAAGCGATACCAAACAGCCAGGGAAGTTATCAAAGATTTAGAGCGGATTGGAGAACGAGAACTAGCAATGTCTCCTCCAGTCATGCTTGATGATTTGCCTGCTACGGTATTTAATCCTGAATTTCAGGCTATGTCGGCAATATCGCAGTCATACAACCCACCTGGAGAAACAATTTTTAGTCCACCTAGTTTACCTGCTAATGTACAAAGTGGGCAAATTGAACAACAACAACCTTCACTCCAACCAGGATTTATTAAACATTGTCAACAAGAATTAGCCTACCACATCGGGCCAATGGCAAATCTGATTATAGAAGAAATATTAGATGAGAATCCTTACATTTCACCTGATCAATTTGTTGAACTTATAGCCAACCAAATTCCTAACTTTCAAGCAGCTTTTGAATTCAAAAAAAGCTTATTTTCATAG
- a CDS encoding serine/threonine-protein kinase, whose translation MVWNAGKSLFGGRYIIESQLGEGGIGITYLARNQRNQLRVIKTLKEEILNHPAWILHRNKLRQDFRDEAVRLAVCHHPHIVEIETIFDDGNLPCMVMEYIEGEDLGQYLKRVGVLSEAEALLYIRQIGDALTLIHSKGLLHRDLKPRNIMIRIDKSEAVLIDFGIAREFIPNVIQRHTVYRTPGFAPPEQYESEAPRGEYIDIYALAATLYNLLTGVIPTSADDRRHNINLEPPQYFNPNISDRVNQAIMCGMDLESTYRPQSVQEWLDLLSPENEKKIAPETSTLVITPRVKLPPPVVLDQQNWQCVQTLRGHSSMVHAIAISPDGQLIASGSNDHTIKLWQLGTGKLVRQMGRWSSGHSSMVNSVAFSPISSNFSYQGDSGKSGGVTDLNRGILASGSWDNTIKLWDINTGKEIRTLTGHTNWVNSVAFSPDGKFLVSGSADCTIKLWQVNTGIEIQTLTGHSDSVSSIAYSPRTATTTNSQDRQLVASGSNDYTVKLWQLYTGRNIYTLTGHSFFINCIAFSHDAEMIASGSGDNTIKLWQVNTGREIRTLSGHSDSVWSVAFSQDRQFLASGSWDNTIKLWHLHSGREISTLTGHSSYVRCVAFSPDGQTLVSGSDDDTIKIWRRGR comes from the coding sequence ATGGTGTGGAATGCAGGAAAGTCTTTATTCGGGGGACGCTACATTATCGAAAGCCAACTAGGTGAAGGCGGAATTGGCATTACTTATCTTGCCAGAAATCAGCGGAATCAACTGCGAGTGATTAAAACCCTTAAAGAAGAAATCCTGAACCACCCCGCCTGGATACTCCACCGGAACAAGTTACGGCAAGACTTCCGTGATGAAGCAGTTAGGCTGGCTGTGTGTCACCATCCCCATATAGTAGAAATAGAAACCATCTTCGATGATGGGAATTTGCCCTGCATGGTGATGGAATACATCGAAGGCGAAGACTTAGGACAGTATTTAAAACGGGTTGGAGTGCTATCAGAAGCAGAAGCGCTGCTCTACATCAGACAAATTGGCGACGCTTTGACACTAATCCATTCTAAAGGATTGCTGCATCGGGATCTCAAACCACGCAACATTATGATCCGCATTGATAAATCTGAAGCAGTGCTGATAGACTTTGGCATCGCTAGAGAATTTATTCCTAATGTAATTCAAAGACATACAGTGTATCGTACTCCTGGTTTTGCCCCACCTGAGCAGTATGAATCAGAAGCGCCACGAGGAGAATATATTGATATCTATGCTTTAGCTGCTACTCTGTATAATTTGCTTACCGGAGTGATACCGACAAGTGCAGATGATAGACGGCACAATATTAATTTAGAACCACCACAATATTTTAATCCCAACATCAGCGATAGGGTAAATCAAGCTATTATGTGCGGCATGGATTTGGAGTCAACCTATCGTCCCCAATCTGTGCAGGAGTGGTTGGATTTATTGAGCCCTGAAAACGAGAAAAAGATAGCACCAGAAACATCCACCTTAGTGATAACGCCCAGAGTAAAATTACCTCCACCTGTTGTATTAGACCAGCAAAACTGGCAATGCGTACAGACCCTCAGAGGTCATTCTAGTATGGTTCATGCGATCGCTATTAGTCCAGATGGGCAATTGATTGCTAGTGGCAGTAATGACCATACTATTAAACTTTGGCAACTGGGTACTGGCAAGCTAGTGCGTCAAATGGGTCGTTGGTCTTCTGGTCATTCTAGTATGGTTAATTCCGTCGCCTTTAGCCCAATCTCTTCAAACTTTTCTTATCAAGGAGATTCTGGCAAATCTGGGGGAGTTACAGACCTGAACCGGGGAATCTTAGCTAGCGGTAGTTGGGATAACACAATCAAATTGTGGGATATAAACACCGGAAAAGAAATTCGCACTCTCACTGGTCATACTAACTGGGTGAATTCTGTTGCCTTTAGTCCAGATGGCAAGTTTCTTGTTAGTGGCAGTGCTGACTGCACAATTAAACTATGGCAAGTAAACACTGGTATAGAAATTCAAACTCTCACAGGTCATTCCGACTCAGTTTCATCAATTGCTTATTCTCCGAGAACAGCGACAACGACGAACAGCCAGGATAGACAGCTTGTGGCTAGTGGCAGCAATGACTACACGGTCAAACTGTGGCAACTATACACAGGCAGAAACATCTACACACTTACAGGTCATTCCTTCTTCATCAACTGTATCGCCTTCAGCCACGATGCAGAAATGATTGCTAGTGGCAGTGGTGACAACACAATTAAATTGTGGCAGGTAAACACAGGCAGAGAAATTCGCACTCTCAGTGGTCATTCTGATTCAGTTTGGTCAGTTGCCTTTAGCCAGGATAGGCAATTTCTCGCTAGTGGCAGTTGGGACAACACTATCAAACTGTGGCATTTACACAGTGGTAGAGAAATTAGCACACTTACAGGACATTCCAGCTATGTTCGATGTGTCGCTTTCAGTCCTGATGGACAAACCCTAGTGAGCGGTAGTGATGACGATACTATCAAGATTTGGCGACGGGGGAGATGA
- a CDS encoding WD40 repeat domain-containing serine/threonine-protein kinase, giving the protein MFRPLLLTGQLPMPAPARLQNFTLRSPKELNGSVSNRVNEAIMKGMALNYKFRPQSVQEWLDLLGASPIPPTQPVISRPNTPPSWECVHIIPSISGEIVALSPKEDILASVQGSLIHLFSSITGQFLRTLTGHSSWVSSVTISSDDQILASGSGDKTIKLWSVTTGKEIRTLTGHSSSVQSVAISSDGQILASGSEDNTIKPWNVTTGKEIHSLTHFCKVTSISFTPDGNWLAAGDSGGNIKIWQPQLVVQ; this is encoded by the coding sequence GTGTTCAGACCACTGTTGCTGACTGGACAGTTGCCAATGCCAGCACCAGCTAGATTACAAAATTTTACACTGCGATCGCCCAAGGAGTTGAATGGCAGTGTTAGCAACAGGGTGAATGAGGCAATTATGAAGGGGATGGCGTTAAATTATAAGTTTCGTCCCCAGTCTGTGCAGGAGTGGTTGGATTTGTTGGGTGCTAGTCCCATACCGCCAACACAACCAGTAATATCTCGTCCCAATACACCCCCATCTTGGGAATGCGTCCACATCATCCCCAGTATTTCTGGTGAAATAGTAGCCCTTAGCCCCAAGGAAGATATTTTAGCAAGTGTGCAAGGTTCATTAATTCACTTGTTTTCATCAATCACAGGTCAATTTCTCCGCACCCTCACTGGTCATTCTTCCTGGGTTAGTTCCGTCACCATCAGTAGTGATGATCAAATTCTCGCCAGTGGTAGTGGGGACAAGACGATCAAACTGTGGTCGGTGACAACCGGAAAGGAAATTCGCACCCTGACTGGTCATTCTTCCTCGGTTCAATCCGTCGCCATCAGTAGTGATGGGCAAATTCTCGCTAGTGGTAGTGAGGACAACACTATCAAACCGTGGAATGTGACAACAGGTAAAGAAATTCACAGCCTGACTCATTTTTGTAAAGTTACATCCATCAGCTTTACCCCCGATGGAAATTGGCTGGCTGCGGGAGATAGTGGCGGAAATATCAAAATATGGCAACCGCAGCTAGTTGTGCAATAA
- a CDS encoding DUF3365 domain-containing protein has translation MLKNLNLKQKFTILLLVILTFGLSLSGFALSSLLRENAKQDISSTGLILIQTMSSVRKYTSTQVNPELVDKLATEFLPQTVPGYSAREVFEILRKTTEYRDFFYKEATLNPTNLRDKADGFETEIVERFRNKSDLKEVSGFRSIPSGDIFYIARPLKVSEESCLKCHSVPEAAPQSMITLYGTANGFGWKLNEIVGAQIISVPAKNVISKANQSSLLIILIVSTIFIATILLVNLFLNRQVVVPLKRMTRIAEEVSTGHMEVEFEQMSNDEIGNLARAFKRMQLSLEMAMKRIKRTQGGTGD, from the coding sequence ATGCTAAAGAATCTGAATCTGAAACAAAAATTTACAATTCTGCTACTGGTAATTCTGACATTTGGTTTGAGCTTGAGTGGATTTGCTCTTTCTTCTTTGCTTAGGGAGAATGCTAAACAAGATATTAGCTCTACTGGTCTCATCCTCATTCAAACAATGAGTTCCGTTCGTAAATACACCAGTACTCAAGTGAATCCAGAGCTAGTTGATAAATTGGCTACTGAGTTTTTGCCGCAAACCGTACCTGGATACTCAGCACGGGAGGTATTTGAGATTTTACGGAAAACAACAGAATATCGTGATTTCTTTTATAAAGAAGCAACTCTCAATCCCACAAATCTGCGGGATAAGGCTGACGGTTTTGAGACGGAAATTGTAGAAAGGTTCAGAAATAAATCAGACCTTAAAGAAGTGAGTGGATTTCGCTCAATTCCTAGTGGGGATATCTTTTATATTGCTCGTCCCTTAAAAGTTTCTGAAGAAAGTTGTCTGAAGTGTCATAGCGTACCAGAGGCTGCCCCTCAAAGTATGATTACTCTTTATGGCACAGCTAATGGATTTGGGTGGAAGCTGAATGAAATTGTCGGCGCTCAAATTATATCAGTACCGGCAAAGAATGTAATCAGCAAAGCAAATCAGTCTTCTTTACTAATTATCTTAATTGTATCAACTATATTTATAGCGACTATCCTGTTAGTTAACTTGTTCTTGAATCGACAGGTTGTTGTTCCTCTCAAACGCATGACTCGCATAGCGGAAGAAGTTAGTACAGGACACATGGAAGTTGAATTTGAGCAGATGTCTAATGATGAAATCGGTAATTTAGCTAGAGCCTTTAAACGGATGCAGTTAAGTTTAGAAATGGCAATGAAAAGAATCAAACGCACTCAGGGGGGAACAGGGGATTAA
- the radA gene encoding DNA repair protein RadA has protein sequence MAKPKTFFTCNECGAESPQWFGKCPACGTYNSLEEQISIQSSVDVPSRGGVSSWQSAQGNGKSHNKPAKARASLTFDQITDRQIARWESGYGELDRVLGGGVVPGSMVLIGGDPGIGKSTLLLQVSNQLAQKYRILYVTGEESGQQVKLRASRLGVSKSLSVVNEENVKVVVDPTLPIDPDSIGADLYVLPETDLEEILREIDSLKPNVAVIDSIQTVFFPALTSAPGSVAQVRECTAALMKVAKHEDVTMLIVGHVTKEGAIAGPKVLEHLVDTVLYFEGDRFASHRLLRTVKNRFGATHEIGIFEMVAEGLREVSNPSELFLGNRDDPAPGTAIVVACEGTRPIVVELQALVSPTSYPSPRRAGTGVDYNRLVQILAVLEKRVGIPMSKLDSYVASAGGLNVEEPAVDLGIAIAIVASFRDRIVDPGTVLIGEVGLGGQVRSVSQMELRLKEAAKLGFKRAIVPKGTKFPDLNIEILPVSKVIDAIIAAIPHQELTADDLEPDEDE, from the coding sequence ATGGCAAAGCCAAAAACCTTTTTCACTTGTAACGAATGTGGAGCAGAATCGCCCCAGTGGTTTGGTAAGTGTCCAGCTTGCGGCACTTACAACTCTCTAGAAGAACAAATTTCGATTCAATCCTCAGTAGATGTACCCAGTCGGGGGGGAGTGAGTAGTTGGCAATCAGCTCAAGGCAATGGCAAATCTCACAATAAACCAGCTAAAGCGCGAGCCTCTTTAACGTTTGATCAAATTACCGATCGCCAAATCGCTCGCTGGGAGTCTGGTTATGGAGAATTAGATCGGGTACTTGGAGGTGGGGTTGTCCCTGGCTCTATGGTGCTGATTGGTGGCGATCCAGGTATTGGTAAATCGACTTTATTGTTGCAAGTATCAAATCAATTAGCACAGAAATACCGCATCCTTTACGTAACTGGTGAAGAATCGGGACAGCAGGTAAAATTACGAGCTTCTCGTTTGGGAGTATCAAAATCCCTAAGTGTGGTTAATGAGGAGAATGTTAAGGTAGTAGTAGATCCGACACTACCCATAGACCCTGACAGTATAGGTGCAGATTTATATGTACTGCCAGAAACAGATTTAGAAGAAATTTTACGGGAAATAGATTCTCTCAAGCCAAACGTGGCGGTGATTGATAGTATCCAAACTGTGTTTTTTCCAGCGTTGACTTCTGCACCAGGTTCGGTGGCTCAGGTACGGGAATGTACAGCCGCACTGATGAAGGTGGCAAAGCACGAAGATGTCACCATGCTGATTGTGGGACACGTTACCAAAGAAGGAGCGATCGCGGGGCCGAAAGTCTTAGAACATTTAGTTGATACAGTGTTGTATTTTGAAGGCGATCGCTTTGCTTCCCATCGGTTATTACGCACGGTGAAAAACCGCTTCGGTGCAACTCACGAAATCGGCATATTTGAAATGGTGGCGGAGGGACTACGGGAAGTCTCCAATCCCTCAGAGTTATTTTTAGGCAACCGTGACGATCCAGCGCCAGGTACGGCAATTGTCGTGGCTTGCGAAGGCACTCGCCCGATAGTTGTAGAATTGCAAGCTTTGGTGAGTCCCACCAGCTACCCTTCTCCTCGACGTGCTGGAACAGGGGTAGACTACAACCGCCTAGTGCAAATTCTCGCCGTCTTAGAAAAACGGGTGGGAATTCCCATGTCCAAGTTAGATTCCTACGTTGCTTCTGCGGGTGGGTTGAATGTGGAAGAACCGGCAGTAGATTTAGGAATTGCGATCGCAATTGTAGCTAGTTTCCGCGATCGCATCGTCGATCCCGGTACAGTCTTAATCGGTGAAGTTGGGTTAGGTGGACAAGTGCGATCGGTTTCCCAAATGGAACTGCGATTGAAAGAAGCTGCTAAGTTGGGATTTAAAAGAGCGATCGTGCCAAAAGGGACAAAATTTCCTGACTTAAATATTGAAATATTACCCGTCTCTAAAGTAATAGATGCGATTATCGCCGCTATCCCCCATCAGGAATTGACAGCCGACGATTTAGAACCCGATGAAGATGAGTAA